The Geomonas ferrireducens genome includes a window with the following:
- the lhgO gene encoding L-2-hydroxyglutarate oxidase, with amino-acid sequence MSFDKADILIVGAGIIGLTIARELVRTGHGDIVIIEKEAELGVHASGRNSGVLHAGIYYSPDSMKAKSCLNGNFLMRAYCKEKGLPLLENGKVIVTRTPAELPVLDELFRRATANGAKVEMIDERQLAAIEPNARTVERALFSHYTAVVDPKAVLKSLRKDLEESGRVTFVMGCRLTGIKGSGIAVTSRGEIRFNRFVNAAGAFCDKVADFFGVGQQYRLIPFKGVYRLLKKDAPYTVNSSIYPVPDIRNPFLGVHFTRSVHGDVYLGPTAIPAFGRENYGILAGIDSEAISIAWEDLILFMTNKPFRNVALSEPAKYLPSVFFKDAARLVKELKPEDVVPASKVGIRPQLVDWEKKELVMDFLVVAEGEGVHVLNPISPAFTSSMDLAQGIVTQYF; translated from the coding sequence ATGAGCTTCGACAAAGCCGACATCCTCATCGTCGGGGCGGGCATCATCGGCCTCACCATAGCACGTGAGCTGGTGCGGACCGGCCACGGTGACATCGTCATCATTGAGAAGGAAGCGGAACTCGGAGTGCACGCCTCGGGACGCAACAGCGGCGTGCTGCACGCGGGGATCTACTACTCGCCGGACAGCATGAAGGCGAAGTCCTGTCTGAACGGCAACTTCCTTATGCGGGCGTACTGCAAGGAGAAGGGGCTCCCCCTGCTGGAAAACGGCAAGGTCATCGTCACCCGCACCCCCGCCGAACTCCCCGTCCTGGACGAGCTCTTCCGCCGCGCCACCGCTAACGGCGCCAAGGTCGAGATGATTGACGAACGGCAGCTGGCTGCCATCGAGCCCAACGCACGCACCGTGGAGCGCGCCCTGTTTTCCCACTACACCGCCGTGGTCGATCCGAAGGCGGTGCTGAAGAGCCTCAGAAAAGACCTGGAGGAGAGCGGCCGGGTCACCTTCGTGATGGGGTGCCGCCTGACCGGGATCAAGGGTAGCGGTATCGCGGTGACGAGCCGTGGGGAGATCCGTTTCAACCGTTTCGTGAACGCCGCGGGGGCCTTCTGCGACAAGGTGGCTGATTTCTTTGGGGTGGGGCAGCAGTACCGTCTCATCCCCTTCAAAGGGGTGTACCGCCTGCTTAAAAAGGACGCTCCCTACACGGTCAACTCAAGCATCTACCCGGTGCCGGATATCCGTAATCCCTTCCTCGGCGTCCATTTCACCCGCAGCGTCCACGGCGACGTCTATCTCGGTCCCACCGCCATCCCCGCTTTCGGTAGGGAGAACTACGGCATCCTTGCCGGGATCGACTCCGAAGCGATCTCCATCGCCTGGGAAGACCTCATCCTCTTCATGACCAACAAGCCGTTTCGCAACGTGGCGCTTAGCGAACCTGCCAAGTACCTCCCATCGGTCTTCTTCAAGGACGCCGCGCGGCTCGTGAAGGAGCTCAAGCCTGAAGACGTGGTGCCCGCCTCCAAGGTGGGGATCAGACCGCAACTGGTGGATTGGGAGAAAAAGGAGCTGGTGATGGACTTCCTGGTGGTCGCCGAAGGGGAGGGGGTGCACGTGCTGAACCCCATCTCGCCCGCCTTCACCTCGTCCATGGATCTGGCGCAAGGGATCGTGACGCAATATTTCTAG
- a CDS encoding 3'-5' exonuclease: MAKTPQKKRVVEMNPLEIEIAIASLHSTGDYQVLRRLNLARDARLGRPGPEHARVALCLDTETTGLDFRRDRIIELGVVAFEYDAETGEIYRITDRYSGFEDPGFPIPPEVQEITGISDDMVRGQAFDDAFMNALAAKADLVIAHNAAFDRKFVESRYPAYAKLPWACTVSQIDWGSERLSSRTLEFLLFKTGSLTINAHRALDDAEGVLGLLLERLPVTGASIFMTLLKRAHEITSRIFAVSAPFDKKDVLKERGYRWSDGSQGGNKAWWRDVPADEEHEELAYLAREIYPRGNTSAVQVVRCDALARFSIRE, from the coding sequence ATGGCTAAGACGCCACAGAAAAAGAGGGTAGTGGAGATGAACCCGCTGGAGATCGAGATCGCCATCGCTTCGCTGCACTCCACCGGGGATTACCAAGTGCTGCGCCGCCTGAATCTGGCGCGCGACGCAAGGCTCGGGCGCCCGGGGCCGGAGCACGCGCGTGTGGCCCTTTGCCTCGATACGGAGACCACCGGGCTAGATTTTCGGCGAGACAGGATCATCGAGCTTGGTGTGGTCGCCTTCGAGTACGATGCCGAGACCGGCGAGATCTACCGCATCACGGACCGTTACTCCGGCTTCGAGGACCCCGGCTTCCCCATTCCCCCGGAGGTGCAGGAGATCACCGGGATCTCGGACGATATGGTGCGCGGTCAGGCGTTCGACGATGCGTTCATGAACGCCCTTGCCGCCAAGGCCGACCTGGTCATCGCACACAACGCCGCCTTTGACCGGAAGTTCGTCGAGTCGCGTTACCCCGCCTATGCTAAACTCCCCTGGGCCTGCACCGTGTCGCAGATCGACTGGGGTTCTGAGCGGCTTTCCTCGCGCACCCTCGAGTTTCTGCTCTTCAAGACCGGTTCGCTCACCATCAACGCGCACCGCGCGCTCGACGACGCCGAGGGGGTGCTTGGGCTCCTTCTCGAGCGGCTCCCGGTGACCGGCGCTTCCATTTTCATGACCCTTTTGAAGCGGGCCCACGAGATCACCTCGCGCATCTTCGCCGTCTCCGCCCCCTTCGACAAGAAGGACGTCTTAAAGGAACGCGGCTATCGCTGGAGCGACGGCTCGCAGGGTGGGAACAAAGCGTGGTGGCGCGACGTTCCCGCTGACGAGGAGCACGAGGAGCTAGCCTACCTCGCCCGGGAGATCTATCCCCGCGGGAACACGAGCGCCGTGCAGGTCGTACGCTGTGACGCCCTAGCACGCTTCTCCATCCGCGAGTAG
- a CDS encoding sigma-54-dependent transcriptional regulator, with translation MKRRNTQRILLVDDEPDILDGCRSCLKNSGFGDILTESDSRLVLPLLEREEVDVIVLDLHMPNLSGLDLLPQIVNRYPQIKVIVSTASNEVETVVSCMKGGAFDYMVKPIDVKRLLTSVGKALELKSLSSELSTLKQYMFTDRLDHPEAFSSIVSSNKAMRAVFQYIEVVAGTRQPVTITGETGTGKELAARAIHDLSGRTGPFVPLNVAGLDDNMFSDTLFGHVKGAFTGADVARDGLITRASGGTLFLDEIGDLGEMSQIKLLRLLQEQEYYPVGSDFVKKSDARIVMATNRDLQELIKQGKFRNDLYYRLCAHRVHLPPLRERLDDVPLLLDHFLEKAATQLDKKKPTPPPELAVMLALYRFPGNVREMEALVSEAVLRHKGGVLSMETFRSAMGSEVQSVPEAPAPRTESLEQAFGAVFGRFPTIAEVEEQMIAEAMRMAKGNQGMAANILGVARQTLNKRLKSQSA, from the coding sequence GTGAAAAGACGCAACACGCAACGGATCTTGCTGGTGGACGACGAACCGGACATCCTCGACGGCTGCCGCTCCTGCCTCAAAAACAGCGGTTTCGGCGACATCCTCACCGAAAGCGACAGTCGCCTTGTGCTGCCGCTTCTGGAGCGCGAAGAGGTCGATGTCATCGTACTCGACCTGCACATGCCCAACCTATCCGGCCTCGACCTGCTGCCGCAGATCGTAAACCGGTACCCGCAGATCAAGGTGATCGTCTCCACCGCCAGCAATGAGGTGGAGACGGTGGTGAGCTGCATGAAGGGGGGCGCCTTCGATTACATGGTGAAGCCGATCGACGTGAAGCGCCTGCTCACCTCGGTTGGAAAGGCGCTTGAGCTGAAAAGCCTCTCCAGCGAGCTTTCCACCTTGAAACAGTACATGTTCACCGACCGCCTGGACCACCCGGAGGCCTTTTCCAGCATCGTCTCATCGAACAAGGCGATGCGCGCCGTCTTCCAGTACATCGAGGTGGTCGCCGGGACCAGGCAGCCTGTCACCATCACCGGCGAGACCGGCACGGGGAAGGAGCTCGCCGCCCGCGCCATCCACGACCTGAGCGGGCGCACAGGTCCCTTCGTTCCTCTGAACGTCGCGGGGCTGGACGACAACATGTTTTCCGATACCCTTTTCGGCCACGTAAAGGGAGCCTTCACCGGTGCCGACGTGGCGCGTGACGGGCTCATCACCCGCGCGTCAGGCGGGACGCTCTTTCTCGACGAGATCGGAGATCTGGGCGAGATGTCGCAGATCAAGCTCCTTCGCCTTTTACAGGAGCAGGAGTACTACCCGGTCGGCTCCGACTTCGTAAAGAAGAGCGACGCCCGCATCGTCATGGCGACGAACCGGGACCTGCAGGAACTCATCAAACAGGGAAAGTTCAGAAACGACCTCTACTACAGACTATGCGCGCACCGGGTACACCTCCCCCCCCTGCGCGAAAGGCTGGACGATGTCCCGCTTTTGCTCGACCACTTCCTCGAGAAGGCCGCGACTCAACTGGATAAGAAGAAGCCTACTCCCCCCCCCGAGCTCGCCGTCATGCTGGCCCTCTACCGTTTCCCGGGGAACGTGCGCGAGATGGAGGCGCTCGTCTCCGAAGCGGTCCTGCGGCATAAAGGAGGCGTTCTCTCCATGGAGACCTTCCGCAGCGCCATGGGGTCCGAGGTGCAAAGCGTGCCGGAGGCCCCGGCGCCGCGGACGGAAAGCCTGGAGCAGGCCTTTGGCGCGGTTTTCGGCCGTTTCCCGACCATAGCAGAGGTTGAGGAGCAGATGATCGCCGAGGCAATGCGGATGGCGAAGGGGAACCAGGGGATGGCGGCGAACATTCTAGGCGTTGCGCGCCAGACTCTCAACAAGCGTCTCAAGTCGCAGTCCGCTTGA